The following are encoded in a window of Synergistaceae bacterium genomic DNA:
- a CDS encoding transglycosylase SLT domain-containing protein, with protein MRKIWKLRRIFIPQVTVLLILLISVLCSPTVGFGNTLSSKLENTGATEFAEISKMTETAEVELEAEEELETQATNPPQEDIEVRVADLAPAVRNALAKMGLNPEHIELWIKQHPKTTLVYLNSLSEEKQSEVANVALFIRKVNGRISRREAWREASALVYYSDKYKVPSELSVGIAKTESHFNPGSVSKKGAMGPMQVMWKVHHGMLSARGIATTKEHMLDPERGVEAGILILSRYIGAYGTVQKALTRYYGKSSSVYSNKVNRNIAMLKRHTDTVSN; from the coding sequence ATGCGAAAAATATGGAAGTTGCGGAGAATTTTTATTCCGCAGGTGACTGTTTTACTGATACTTTTGATATCGGTACTTTGCTCACCCACAGTCGGGTTTGGCAATACGCTCTCGTCTAAATTAGAAAATACAGGTGCCACAGAATTTGCAGAGATTTCAAAAATGACAGAAACGGCAGAAGTGGAACTTGAGGCAGAAGAAGAATTAGAAACTCAGGCAACTAATCCGCCACAAGAGGATATTGAAGTTAGAGTTGCCGATCTTGCCCCAGCGGTAAGAAATGCTTTAGCGAAAATGGGGCTAAATCCTGAACATATTGAATTATGGATAAAACAGCACCCTAAGACAACACTGGTTTATTTAAATAGTTTGTCTGAAGAAAAACAGAGTGAAGTAGCAAATGTAGCTCTCTTCATTCGTAAGGTAAACGGCCGAATTTCAAGAAGAGAAGCGTGGAGAGAAGCAAGTGCGCTTGTTTACTATAGTGATAAGTATAAGGTTCCCTCAGAACTTTCAGTTGGAATTGCAAAAACGGAAAGCCATTTCAACCCAGGTTCTGTAAGCAAGAAGGGTGCTATGGGCCCTATGCAGGTAATGTGGAAAGTACATCATGGAATGCTTAGCGCAAGAGGAATTGCTACAACCAAAGAGCACATGCTTGATCCTGAAAGAGGAGTAGAAGCAGGCATACTTATTTTATCGCGCTATATAGGAGCATATGGAACAGTTCAGAAAGCGTTAACCCGTTATTATGGTAAGTCTTCAAGCGTCTATTCAAATAAGGTAAATAGAAACATTGCTATGCTCAAAAGACATACAGATACAGTAAGCAACTAA
- the hisC gene encoding histidinol-phosphate transaminase: protein MNKEQDTFLNIARPEIREFKEYNPGVIPEDCLKMHANENNSGVSPKALSAMCDELKRGNRYPESRNSSLRKKIASIYNLNQNQILTGNGLDSIFTMLGRAFLNKGDEVVCGEFTFSVYADTARIMGATPVLVPMTDKFELDVDAHIDAINENTKMVFFCNPNNPTGTAASPYDIERLINASPKTALFILDEAYIDFSGGKVSTALSLLNKYPNLVVCRTFSKIYGLAGLRIGWIAADPELLKYIYRVREPYCVTEIAAAGAEAALEDRAFISESLETELKEKERLCEFLDSRKIKYIPSFANFLLLLVGNAEDIYSFLIKRGILVRLLTYQGRKMLRISIGLPEENRLLEKSLSEAIPL, encoded by the coding sequence ATGAATAAAGAGCAGGATACTTTTTTAAATATAGCACGTCCTGAAATCAGAGAGTTTAAAGAGTACAATCCCGGAGTGATTCCGGAAGATTGCTTAAAAATGCATGCAAATGAAAATAATTCAGGTGTATCACCAAAGGCTCTTAGCGCAATGTGCGATGAGCTTAAGCGAGGGAACCGATATCCCGAGAGCAGAAACAGCTCTCTTAGAAAGAAAATTGCTTCTATATATAATCTTAATCAAAATCAAATTCTCACAGGGAATGGGCTTGATTCTATTTTTACAATGCTGGGCAGAGCTTTTCTAAACAAGGGAGATGAAGTTGTCTGCGGAGAATTTACTTTCTCTGTTTATGCCGATACCGCCAGGATCATGGGAGCAACTCCTGTTCTTGTTCCAATGACAGATAAATTCGAACTTGATGTTGATGCTCATATAGATGCAATAAATGAGAATACAAAGATGGTTTTTTTCTGCAATCCAAATAATCCCACAGGCACAGCTGCATCACCTTATGATATAGAAAGATTAATAAACGCTTCCCCAAAAACAGCTTTATTTATACTTGATGAGGCATATATAGATTTTTCGGGTGGAAAGGTCAGTACAGCTCTTTCTCTTCTCAATAAGTATCCAAATCTTGTAGTTTGTAGAACTTTTTCCAAAATATACGGTCTTGCCGGACTGCGAATAGGGTGGATTGCTGCAGATCCTGAGCTTCTTAAATACATTTATAGAGTAAGAGAACCTTACTGTGTAACAGAAATAGCCGCTGCGGGAGCGGAAGCCGCTCTAGAGGACAGAGCTTTTATTAGCGAAAGTTTAGAAACAGAGCTAAAAGAAAAAGAAAGATTATGTGAGTTTCTTGATTCTAGAAAGATCAAGTACATCCCATCTTTCGCAAACTTTCTGCTTCTACTCGTTGGAAATGCTGAAGATATATACAGTTTTCTTATAAAAAGGGGAATCTTGGTTCGCTTACTCACATATCAAGGCAGAAAAATGCTTCGCATATCTATAGGACTGCCAGAAGAAAATAGACTGCTTGAAAAGTCCTTATCGGAAGCTATCCCCCTGTAA